One genomic region from Pyxicephalus adspersus chromosome 1, UCB_Pads_2.0, whole genome shotgun sequence encodes:
- the LOC140335548 gene encoding transient receptor potential cation channel subfamily V member 3-like (The sequence of the model RefSeq protein was modified relative to this genomic sequence to represent the inferred CDS: added 99 bases not found in genome assembly): MFFNHKLLNFDNMTSEASSFGDSVDGVAAQFAPRYIPVFTKPMDSHVFERKNEEIDYPSPVDESDHLLQGENNSEPSNSMNKTHKYKRHLLHAVAEGDTESIINLLKNIKDNSSKYSKTDVQDYFMKELTAKDTGKTCLMKALLNINSNTPEIVRILISFSEQNGFWERFINAEYTDENYKGQTALHIAIERRQLEIVKYLIAKGANINVCATGHFFNPVEKYDGFYFGETPLALAACTNQPEIVDLLMDDRQINVTMQDSLGNNVLHALVTASENSKAHNTFIINMYDKIIRKCNTKSLENIRNKKGLTPMQLAAKTGKLEILKYILNREIKDKENRVLSKRFTDWAYGPVSSHLYDLYDVDTSSQNSVLEIVVYNTNINNRHELLALEPLQTLLRMKWKSFARTMFYVSFILNFTYNLVFTLLFYQPHGDKAVKFLSLSDTSGYFELLGQAFIVIWSAYLIIQEGASIFWLSPSDLKSVVSDAWFHILFFIQAVLIIVSMFCSIFGVQEYLAFTVVAMALGWTNLIYYTRGFQSLGIYSVMTQKKCTLKIIFLQTFAQPIYSYLQVILNDVSKFLLVYVLFLCGFGVALASLIEHCPDDAECMRYNSFKRAIVELFKLTMGLGDLEMQQDSKYPVLFLLLLIIYVILTFVLLLNMLIALMGETVDKISKDSENIWRLQRARTILEYEKCLPTCLRNKFKLGNICKISEKDKRLCLRINAVKWTEWHHQVTCLSEEPGIAKLNGTSFTDLHEITDSDHPIQDPQIRILVQRADD; encoded by the exons atgttctttaatcATAAACTACTGAATTTTGACAATATGACTTCTGAAGCTTCCAGTTTCGGCGATTCCGTTGATGGTGTTGCTGCACAATTCGCACCTCGTTACATACCAGTGTTTACGAAGCCAATGGATTCACATGTTTTTGAACG aaaaaatgaaGAGATTGATTACCCTTCACCTGTCGATGAGTCGGATCACTTGCTTCAGGGAGAAAACAACAG tgAACCATCCAACTCCATGAATAAAACACACAAGTACAAAAGGCATCTATTGCACGCTGTTGCTGAAGGAGACACAGAGTCAATAATAAATcttcttaaaaatattaaagacaatTCCAGTAAATATTCCAAGACTGATGTCCAAG attattTTATGAAAGAACTAACAGCAAAGGACACTGGGAAAACCTGTTTGATGAAAGCATTACTCAATATAAACAGCAACACTCCTGAGATAGTACGTATCTTGATTTCATTTTCTGAACAGAATGGATTTTGGGAACGATTTATTAATGCTGAATACACAGATGAAAATTACAAAG gaCAGACTGCTCTCCACATTGCTATTGAAAGAAGACAGCTTGAAATTGTAAAGTATCTCATTGCAAAGGGAGCCAACATAAATGTTTGTGCAACAGGTCATTTTTTCAACCCAGTGGAAAAATATGATGGATTTTATTTTG gTGAAACCCCATTGGCCCTTGCTGCATGTACCAACCAACCAGAGATAGTTGATTTGCTTATGGATGACCGCCAGATCAATGTCACCATGCAGGATTCTCTCGGAAATAATGTTCTTCATGCTCTAGTTACTGCCTCAGAGAATTCAAAGGCACACAatacattcataataaatatgtatgacaAAATAATTCGCAAGTGTAACACCAAGTCTTTAGAgaacattagaaataaaaaaggactTACACCAATGCAGCTGGCAGCAAAGACAGGTAAACTGGAG ATACTGAAATACATTCTGAATAGAGAAATAAAGGATAAAGAAAACCGGGTTCTGTCCAAAAGATTCACAGACTGGGCTTATGGCCCTGTTTCATCTCATCTGTATGATCTGTATGATGTGGACACAAGCTCGCAAAACTCAGTGCTAGAAATAGTCGTATACAATACAAATATCAAT aaccGCCATGAACTGTTGGCTTTAGAACCTCTTCAAACTCTACTTCGGATGAAATGGAAATCATTTGCAAGAACCATGTTCTATGTGTCTTTTATTCTTAACTTCACCTATAATTTAGTTTTCACTCTTCTCTTCTACCAACCACATGGAGACAAG ggGGCTTCAATCTTCTGGCTGAGTCCCTCAGATCTGAAATCAGTTGTGTCTGATGCCTGGTTCCATATTCTTTT tttcatcCAGGCAGTCCTTATTATCGTATCAATGTTCTGTAGTATATTCGGAGTACAAGAGTATCTAGCCTTTACTGTCGTAGCCATGGCCCTTGGATGGAcaaacctgatttattatacaAGAGGATTTCAATCCCTGGGTATCTACAGTGTTATGACCCAGAAG AAATG TacattgaaaattatatttttacaaacttttgcaCAACCAATATATTCTTACTTACAGGTCATTTTAAATGATGTCTCGAAATTCCTACTGGTGTATGTTCTTTTCTTGTGTGGATTTGGTGTTG CTCTTGCTTCCCTAATTGAACACTGCCCTGATGATGCAGAATGTATGAGGTATAACAGCTTTAAAAGAGCGATTGTGGAACTGTTTAAACTCACCATGGGATTAGGAGACCTGGAGATGCAGCAAGATTCAAAATACCCAGTCCTGTTTCTGCTGCTTCTTATAATCTATGTCATCCTTACATTTGTACTTCTTCTAAATATGTTGATTGCATTAATGGGAGAGACTGTGGACAAAATTTCAAAAGACAGTGAGAATATTTGGAGACTTCAG agagCTAGAACCATTTTGGAGTATGAAAAATGCTTGCCAACCTGTTTaagaaataaatttaaacttGGAAACATTTGCAAGATTTCAGAAAAGGACAAAAGATTATGTTtaag AATTAATGCAGTTAAATGGACAGAGTGGCATCATCAGGTCACTTGCTTGAGTGAAGAGCCTGGTATTGCAAAGTTAAATG GAACCAGCTTCACCGATTTGCATGAGATCACTGACTCGGACCATCCTATACAAGATCCCCAAATTAGAATTTTGGTGCAGCGTGCTGATGATTGA